From Actinomycetes bacterium:
GACTCCGGGACTCGGGTGAAGGTGGACACCCGCGACGGCTCCTACCTAGGTCGAGTCAACTAGGTGTCGGCACGTGGAAAGGCACGGCGCCGGGCACTAGACATCCTGTTTGAGGCCGATGCCCGAGAGGAAGCCCCCTTGGATGTTTTGGCGCAGCATCAGCAGCGCCGCATTGAGATGGGTAACCCCAACCTGAATGACTACACCGTCGAACTGGTTTCCGGTGTGGCGGACCATCGAGGCGAGATCGATGATCTGGTGAACGGGGCCGCCATTGGGTGGACCATCGAGCGCATGCCCGCAGTGGATCGGGCCACCCTGCGGGTAGCGGTGTGGGAGTTGCGCTACAGCGACGAGGTCCCGGCAGCGGTGGCGATTTCCGAAGCTGTAGCAGCGGCGCGGGAACTATCTACAGATGAGTCGCCACGATTTGTCAACGGGGTGCTGTCCGCGATCGCGGCGCCAGCCGTGGAGGGGCCGTGAATCGGCAGATGTGCCCCGGGTGGGATTCGAACCCACACTGGACGGTGTTTGAGACCGCTTCCTCTACCGGTTGGGATACCGGGGCTCAGAAGGAAGAGTACCGCCGCTGTATTCAGAACGGTTCAGGTAGGTAAGGTCCGCGTGGCTGATATGACATTGCCGGCTGAGTCGAGGGCTAGCACGATAGTCGTAGCAGAGGATGAAGCCGTCATCCGGATGGATCTGGTGGAGCAACTGCGAGAGTTGGGCTTCAGCGTTGTCGGGCAATGT
This genomic window contains:
- the nusB gene encoding transcription antitermination factor NusB; this translates as MSARGKARRRALDILFEADAREEAPLDVLAQHQQRRIEMGNPNLNDYTVELVSGVADHRGEIDDLVNGAAIGWTIERMPAVDRATLRVAVWELRYSDEVPAAVAISEAVAAARELSTDESPRFVNGVLSAIAAPAVEGP